Within the Deltaproteobacteria bacterium genome, the region GCTGGTTATTGTGGAATAAACAGCGGGAGACCCAATCGGTTCGCGGTTGTTCGCGTAAAAATTGAGTTTGGGATTGAGAAGACTGAGCGGTTTTTCATTTTTGAAAATTTCCGTGCGCGCAATGATTTCAAAACGCTGAGGCTCCTGATTCGCGTAAAGTTTTTCCAGTTGAATTTTATAGTTCCCAATCTGAAAGGACTCTCCCTGTTTGAGACTGACCTGATTGTCTAACTGATAATTTTTCGAAAAGACAACGCCGATGGCGATGAGAAGAATGCCGATATGGGCGACAAAGCCCCCGTAGCGTTTTGGTTTCGCGGAAAAAAGTTTTCCGGACGTGATAAAAACAGTGATCATTTCAAAGATCATGATCGAGAAGGAAAGGGTAACCAGAGCAATGGTCACCAAAACAAATCCTTTTTTTATTCCCAAAACAAAAGACAACGTTGTGACCGCAACCATCAAAAGAGAAGGCCACACCAAAAGTTTCAACAATTTTTTGGGGTCTCCCCTCTTCCACGGAATCGCCACCCCCACCCCCATCAAGAAAAGAATCATGAGCGCCAAGGGGCCTGTCATTTGATTGAAAAAAGGTTCTCCTACGGAAACTTTCACCCCCTGCAGGGCTTCAACAATCAGGGGATACAGAGTGCCCAGTAAAACAACGAAGCAAAAGCAAACAAACAAAAGATTCCCCAACAAAAAAGCGGTCTCACGACTCAATGGGTGATCCAGCCTCCCCTCGCTTTTGAAACGCGGTGCTCTCCAAACTATAAGACCGACGGAAATAATTAGAGCAATGCCGATGCAAACCAGAAAATAATGACCAATGCCCGATTCGGTAAAAGCGTGCACACTGTCCAGCACGCCACTGCGAGTTAAAAAAGTTCCAAGCAGGGTGAGCAAAAAAGTGGTGCAGATCAAAACAAGATTCCAAATTTTGAGCATCTGCCGGCGCTGTTGCACCATGATGGAATGCAAAAAAGCGGTGCCTGTGAGCCACGGCATAAAACTCGCGTTCTCCACGGGATCCCACGCCCAGTAGCCTCCCCATCCCAAAACCGCGTAGGACCACCATCCCCCCAGAATAATGGCGATGGAAAGAAACATCCAAGCTACCAAAGTCCAGCGCCGCGTAACATCAACCCATGTGTCCTGAAGTTTTCCCGTCACCATACTTGCAACAGCAAAAGCAAAAGGAACACTCATGCCCACATAGCCCAGATAAAGCATGGGAGGA harbors:
- a CDS encoding heme lyase CcmF/NrfE family subunit translates to MISPINWIGNLCIYLCLGSSLFGIATAYSSSRSEKEVQLKRARMAVYVNFFAMTTATLAMMFALLTNDFSVSYVANVGARETPRFFAAISLWSSLEGSILLWGWLLSGYATLCIYCYRNDFKQLMPWVIVTLLSLGVFFYLVLAIPANPFQSVYPVPDNGPGPNPLLQNHWLMSLHPPMLYLGYVGMSVPFAFAVASMVTGKLQDTWVDVTRRWTLVAWMFLSIAIILGGWWSYAVLGWGGYWAWDPVENASFMPWLTGTAFLHSIMVQQRRQMLKIWNLVLICTTFLLTLLGTFLTRSGVLDSVHAFTESGIGHYFLVCIGIALIISVGLIVWRAPRFKSEGRLDHPLSRETAFLLGNLLFVCFCFVVLLGTLYPLIVEALQGVKVSVGEPFFNQMTGPLALMILFLMGVGVAIPWKRGDPKKLLKLLVWPSLLMVAVTTLSFVLGIKKGFVLVTIALVTLSFSIMIFEMITVFITSGKLFSAKPKRYGGFVAHIGILLIAIGVVFSKNYQLDNQVSLKQGESFQIGNYKIQLEKLYANQEPQRFEIIARTEIFKNEKPLSLLNPKLNFYANNREPIGSPAVYSTITSDIYLTLMAFEHDKFQATFRVMVNPAVSWIWVGGGFIMIGVLISLLWPKIEEKK